One window of Xanthomonas sp. 10-10 genomic DNA carries:
- a CDS encoding adenylate kinase, with translation MRLVLLGPPGSGKGTQATRLKDTFEIPHISTGDLLRAEVAAGSPLGLKAKEVMARGDLVSDDILLGMLEARLGQADVAKGFILDGYPRNVAQANALDSLLSKIGQPLDAVVQLDVASELLVERIAGRAKAEGREDDNPESVRKRLQVYTDSTAPVIGFYEQRGKLARVDGVGSLDEVLERISKALGR, from the coding sequence ATGCGATTGGTTCTGTTGGGACCGCCCGGTTCGGGCAAGGGCACCCAGGCGACACGTCTCAAAGACACGTTTGAAATCCCGCACATTTCCACCGGCGACCTGCTGCGTGCCGAAGTGGCCGCCGGTTCGCCGCTCGGCCTGAAGGCCAAGGAAGTCATGGCGCGGGGCGACCTGGTGTCCGACGACATCCTGCTCGGCATGCTGGAGGCGCGGCTCGGTCAGGCCGATGTCGCCAAGGGGTTCATCCTCGATGGCTATCCGCGCAATGTGGCCCAGGCCAATGCGCTGGACAGCCTGCTCAGCAAGATCGGTCAGCCACTGGATGCAGTGGTGCAGCTGGACGTCGCCAGCGAATTGCTGGTCGAGCGCATCGCCGGGCGTGCCAAGGCCGAAGGCCGCGAGGACGACAACCCGGAATCGGTGCGCAAGCGTCTGCAGGTCTATACCGATTCCACCGCGCCGGTGATCGGCTTCTACGAGCAGCGCGGCAAGTTGGCGCGCGTCGATGGCGTTGGGTCGCTGGACGAGGTGCTGGAGCGTATCAGCAAGGCGCTCGGCCGCTGA